In Elusimicrobiota bacterium, the following are encoded in one genomic region:
- a CDS encoding SRPBCC family protein, which yields MDDVHHIGVHIARKPDEVYEFASDPRNLPLWAAGLARSEVRKDGDAWVARAPFGAVRIRFAERNRFGVLDHDVTLESGVAVHNPMRVVPGGEGSEFLFTLIRQPGMSDARLAEDKAAVEKDLKTLKELLERRP from the coding sequence ATGGACGACGTCCACCACATCGGCGTTCACATCGCGCGCAAGCCGGACGAGGTCTACGAGTTCGCCTCCGATCCGCGGAACCTGCCCCTCTGGGCGGCCGGGCTGGCGCGTTCCGAGGTGCGCAAGGACGGCGACGCCTGGGTCGCGCGGGCCCCTTTCGGCGCGGTCCGGATCCGGTTCGCCGAGCGGAACCGCTTCGGCGTGCTGGACCACGACGTGACCTTGGAGTCGGGGGTCGCCGTCCATAACCCGATGCGGGTCGTCCCCGGCGGCGAGGGGAGCGAGTTCCTGTTCACCTTGATCCGCCAGCCGGGCATGTCGGACGCCCGGCTCGCCGAGGACAAGGCGGCGGTGGAGAAGGACCTGAAGACGCTCAAGGAGCTTTTGGAGCGGAGACCCTGA
- a CDS encoding hemerythrin domain-containing protein — MGGIADFLAADHDRLDALFAKACADPSRVDLEPYEAFRRGLLKHVGMEELILIAAARRLSPEAVPLAARARLDHAALTSLLIPTPTPGILSVIRAVLEPHNGMEEAADGLYAQCERALGAEGDAALARLRAAPDIPPASHVDGPHVTASILRALTEAGFAGLGRDL, encoded by the coding sequence ATGGGCGGCATCGCGGACTTCTTGGCGGCGGATCACGACCGGCTCGACGCGCTCTTCGCGAAGGCCTGCGCCGACCCGTCCCGCGTCGACCTGGAGCCCTACGAGGCGTTCCGCCGCGGCCTGCTCAAGCACGTGGGCATGGAGGAGCTGATCCTGATCGCCGCCGCGCGCCGGCTGAGCCCCGAGGCCGTGCCTCTGGCGGCGCGCGCGCGCCTCGACCACGCGGCCCTGACCTCGCTGCTGATCCCGACGCCGACGCCCGGGATCCTGTCCGTGATCCGGGCGGTCCTGGAGCCGCACAACGGGATGGAGGAGGCGGCCGACGGCCTCTACGCCCAGTGCGAGCGCGCGCTCGGCGCGGAGGGGGACGCGGCCCTCGCCCGGCTGCGCGCCGCGCCCGACATACCGCCCGCCTCGCACGTCGACGGGCCGCACGTCACGGCGTCCATCCTCCGGGCGCTGACGGAGGCCGGCTTCGCCGGTCTGGGGAGGGATCTATGA
- a CDS encoding MoaD/ThiS family protein, translating to MRVIIPSSLRSYTGGLAEVDAEAATVAGLLQELDRRYPGFRFRVVDEQDALRPHIRVSVNAEVTADLAAPLRPGDEVALIQAFSGG from the coding sequence ATGCGCGTGATCATCCCGTCGTCCTTGCGCTCCTACACGGGCGGCCTGGCCGAGGTCGACGCCGAGGCGGCGACGGTCGCGGGCCTGCTCCAGGAGCTCGACCGCCGCTACCCGGGCTTCCGGTTCCGGGTCGTCGACGAGCAGGACGCGCTGAGGCCGCACATCCGCGTCTCGGTCAACGCCGAGGTGACCGCCGACCTCGCCGCGCCCCTGCGGCCCGGGGACGAGGTGGCCCTGATCCAGGCCTTCAGCGGGGGCTGA
- a CDS encoding glycosyl hydrolase, with translation MKRTPTKPRRPAAGVPAVLVATRKGAFILRGDASRRNWKTSEPLFLGNMVHHMVQDPRDPKTILIAARTGHLGPTVYRSTDAGRSWKESEKPPAFRKAPDGEKGRVVDHVFWLTPGHASEPGVWLAGTSPHGLFRTEDGGRTWKGVDGFNENPKRGEWCGGDPTPDGPKTHSINIDPRDKNHIYMGFSSGGVMETTDGGATWRHLIKGLDVVEGFDGSDPRVHDPHCVRLHPADPDRLYQQNHCGIYRLDRPSEEWVRIGRNMPKTVGDIGFPMVVHPRDRDAAWVFPMDGTQAWPRTSPDGKPAVYGTKDAGKTWKRLDRGLPRSNAWFTVKRQAMAADGRDPVGLYFGATHGEVWGSRDEGRSWSRLAAYLPHIYAVETATLPR, from the coding sequence ATGAAACGAACCCCGACGAAGCCCCGCCGCCCCGCCGCCGGAGTCCCCGCCGTCCTCGTCGCGACGCGCAAGGGCGCCTTCATCCTGAGGGGGGACGCCTCCCGCAGGAACTGGAAGACCTCCGAGCCTCTGTTCCTCGGCAACATGGTCCACCACATGGTGCAGGACCCGCGCGATCCCAAGACGATCCTGATCGCGGCGCGCACCGGGCATCTGGGCCCGACGGTGTACCGCTCGACCGACGCGGGCCGGTCCTGGAAGGAGTCCGAGAAGCCGCCGGCGTTCCGCAAGGCGCCCGACGGGGAGAAAGGCCGCGTCGTCGACCACGTCTTCTGGCTGACGCCCGGGCACGCGTCCGAGCCCGGCGTGTGGCTGGCGGGAACCTCCCCGCACGGCCTGTTCCGCACCGAGGACGGCGGCAGGACCTGGAAGGGCGTCGACGGCTTCAACGAGAACCCGAAGCGCGGCGAGTGGTGCGGCGGCGATCCGACGCCCGACGGGCCCAAGACCCACTCGATCAACATCGATCCGCGCGACAAGAACCATATCTATATGGGCTTCTCGAGCGGCGGCGTCATGGAGACGACCGACGGCGGCGCGACCTGGCGGCACCTGATCAAGGGCCTCGACGTCGTCGAGGGCTTCGACGGGAGCGACCCGCGCGTTCATGACCCGCATTGCGTCCGCCTGCATCCGGCGGACCCGGACCGGCTCTACCAGCAGAACCACTGCGGCATCTACCGGCTCGACCGGCCGTCCGAGGAGTGGGTGCGCATAGGCCGCAACATGCCCAAGACGGTCGGCGACATCGGCTTTCCGATGGTCGTGCACCCGCGCGACCGCGACGCCGCCTGGGTGTTCCCGATGGACGGCACGCAGGCGTGGCCGCGCACGAGCCCGGACGGCAAGCCCGCGGTGTACGGGACCAAGGACGCGGGCAAGACCTGGAAGCGTCTGGACCGCGGCCTTCCCCGGTCCAACGCCTGGTTCACGGTCAAGCGCCAGGCGATGGCGGCCGACGGCCGCGACCCGGTCGGCCTCTATTTCGGCGCGACGCACGGCGAGGTCTGGGGCAGCCGCGACGAGGGCCGGTCGTGGTCGCGCCTGGCCGCGTACCTGCCCCACATCTACGCGGTGGAGACGGCGACCTTGCCGCGCTGA
- a CDS encoding phytanoyl-CoA dioxygenase family protein: MAIPTIEFSKQDAKRPSAKTLRKVRSAMERDGAVAFANLFPLPLLKRLRAEVLRRHASGELHARGLVRDIAGRYAAVLPFEGPFLDPGFYADPKLRAMLAALLGEDYRISSLETVIAMPGAYRQHQHIDAPIRFDRSVGGKKIVFPGDLSALPPYAVTLCVPLCDVTEENGPTAIWRGSHRAALRARPPGEKEVARRFPVERMAGPFGRSFFFDYRTFHGGMPNLTSEPRPVLMFVFTRSWFRDPNTADVFPRLVVSRRSLARVPERHRPLFLLAPAARRALWGNKA, from the coding sequence GTGGCCATCCCGACGATCGAATTCTCGAAGCAGGACGCGAAGAGGCCGTCCGCGAAGACGCTGAGGAAGGTCCGCTCCGCGATGGAGCGCGACGGCGCGGTCGCCTTCGCCAACCTGTTCCCTCTGCCGCTGCTGAAGCGGCTGCGCGCGGAGGTCCTGCGCCGCCACGCCTCGGGAGAGCTCCACGCCCGCGGACTCGTCCGCGACATCGCCGGCCGCTACGCCGCCGTCCTGCCGTTCGAGGGTCCCTTCCTGGACCCGGGGTTCTACGCCGACCCCAAGCTGCGCGCCATGCTCGCCGCGCTGCTGGGGGAGGACTACCGCATCTCGAGCCTGGAGACCGTCATCGCGATGCCCGGCGCCTACCGGCAGCATCAGCACATCGACGCGCCGATCCGCTTCGACCGGTCCGTCGGCGGGAAGAAGATCGTCTTCCCGGGAGACCTGTCCGCGCTCCCGCCTTACGCCGTCACCTTGTGCGTGCCGCTGTGCGACGTGACCGAGGAGAACGGCCCGACCGCGATCTGGCGCGGCTCGCACCGCGCGGCGCTGCGCGCCCGGCCTCCGGGGGAAAAGGAGGTCGCCCGCCGCTTCCCCGTCGAGCGCATGGCGGGCCCCTTCGGCCGCTCGTTCTTCTTCGACTACCGCACCTTCCACGGCGGGATGCCCAACCTCACCTCGGAGCCGCGGCCCGTGCTGATGTTCGTGTTCACGCGCTCTTGGTTCCGGGACCCGAACACGGCCGACGTCTTCCCGCGCCTGGTCGTCTCGAGGCGCAGCCTCGCGCGGGTCCCCGAGCGGCATCGTCCCCTGTTCCTGCTCGCTCCGGCCGCCCGCCGCGCGCTGTGGGGGAATAAAGCTTAG
- a CDS encoding MFS transporter: protein MGLDTARRRLRWELIILGCMYLGYMGFILCRTAIYVASPAMVGDPALGLTKTMFGAILGWGTAGMVTGKLLSGAVADRLGGRAVFLLALSVTTAAAFAFSIPGGFAFYCFLNFTMLLAAAAGWPAMSKLIAAWYEPDRYGKVWGVISTSSRLSSVLSTLLLGALLARTTWPAVFLTAGTMTVAVGAIVFAFLKGGPGDAGLPPPAAAEDGKAVAHPLDGASLKDALVYFARSGRVWLMCVSIMCTTVLMEVIGFLPLYLKETLAISPAQAATASSVFPAGCLAALLAGGWAYDRVSRRGRAPLLGGMLAVSALCLAALFAMGRVPLTPGTAFAATVVVLFVYGLTVAPSYYLPMSVFSIEHGGRHCGVLIGLIDAAGYAAAMLYQFAGGVIIDRPGGWQDMLVLLMATAAAAAAATVWFARRDAASHAGY from the coding sequence ATGGGGCTCGACACGGCGCGCAGGCGCCTGCGGTGGGAACTGATCATCCTAGGCTGCATGTACCTCGGGTACATGGGCTTCATCCTCTGCCGGACGGCGATCTACGTCGCGAGCCCGGCGATGGTCGGCGATCCCGCCCTCGGCCTCACGAAGACCATGTTCGGCGCGATCCTGGGCTGGGGCACGGCCGGGATGGTCACGGGCAAGCTGCTCAGCGGCGCCGTCGCCGACCGCCTCGGCGGGCGCGCGGTCTTCCTGCTGGCGCTGTCCGTCACGACCGCGGCGGCCTTCGCCTTTTCGATCCCCGGCGGCTTCGCGTTCTACTGCTTCCTCAATTTCACGATGCTGCTCGCCGCCGCCGCCGGCTGGCCGGCGATGTCCAAGCTGATCGCGGCCTGGTACGAGCCCGACCGCTACGGGAAGGTCTGGGGGGTGATCTCGACCAGCTCGCGCCTGAGCTCGGTCCTCTCCACCTTGCTGCTCGGCGCCCTGCTCGCGCGAACGACCTGGCCCGCCGTCTTCCTCACGGCGGGGACGATGACCGTCGCCGTCGGGGCGATCGTCTTCGCCTTCCTGAAGGGCGGCCCGGGCGACGCGGGCCTGCCTCCGCCCGCCGCCGCCGAGGACGGCAAGGCCGTGGCGCATCCGCTGGACGGGGCGAGCCTCAAGGACGCTCTTGTCTACTTCGCCCGCAGCGGCCGCGTCTGGCTGATGTGCGTCAGCATCATGTGCACGACGGTGCTGATGGAGGTCATCGGCTTCCTGCCGCTCTACCTGAAGGAGACCTTGGCTATCTCCCCGGCGCAGGCGGCGACGGCCTCGTCGGTGTTCCCGGCCGGGTGCCTCGCGGCGCTCCTTGCCGGCGGCTGGGCGTACGACCGCGTCTCCCGGAGGGGACGCGCGCCGCTGCTCGGCGGGATGCTCGCGGTCTCCGCGCTGTGCCTCGCGGCGCTGTTCGCGATGGGAAGGGTCCCGCTCACGCCGGGGACGGCGTTCGCGGCCACCGTCGTCGTGCTCTTCGTCTACGGCTTGACCGTGGCGCCTTCCTACTATCTCCCGATGAGCGTCTTCTCGATCGAGCACGGCGGCAGGCACTGCGGCGTCCTGATCGGGCTCATCGACGCGGCGGGCTACGCGGCGGCGATGCTCTATCAATTCGCCGGAGGCGTCATCATCGACCGGCCGGGCGGCTGGCAGGACATGCTGGTCCTGCTGATGGCGACGGCCGCCGCCGCCGCGGCCGCGACGGTCTGGTTCGCGCGCCGGGACGCGGCGTCACACGCCGGATATTGA
- a CDS encoding M23 family metallopeptidase, translating into MPRRHLAVAVAAVFLLSGCRTAGKVVKGTAKLTYGTAKLATKVAVSTVVVAGGLVKDFGYYAAKAAYYQMHNDGGDLHSAPVTRVVARRYPKLPAYKGDYRWPLSAGIVSSEFGHRWHKAHEGIDIAADTGEPVYASAAGEVLYANDRMRGYGNVVILRHDSQVTTLYAHNDSLKVKLGEKVTQGQVIALLGSTGRSTGPHIHFEMRRARTALDPRKVLPKSRF; encoded by the coding sequence ATGCCTCGCCGCCACCTGGCCGTCGCCGTCGCCGCCGTCTTCTTGCTGAGCGGCTGCCGCACGGCGGGCAAGGTGGTCAAGGGGACGGCGAAGCTGACCTACGGCACCGCCAAGCTCGCCACCAAGGTCGCGGTCAGCACCGTCGTCGTCGCCGGCGGCCTGGTGAAGGACTTCGGCTACTACGCGGCGAAAGCGGCGTACTATCAGATGCACAACGACGGCGGCGACCTGCACTCCGCCCCGGTGACCCGCGTGGTCGCGCGGCGCTACCCGAAGCTCCCGGCCTACAAAGGCGACTACCGCTGGCCGCTCAGTGCGGGCATCGTCAGCTCCGAGTTCGGCCACCGCTGGCACAAGGCGCACGAGGGCATCGACATCGCCGCCGACACGGGCGAGCCCGTGTACGCCTCCGCGGCCGGCGAGGTCCTCTACGCCAACGACCGCATGCGCGGCTACGGCAACGTCGTCATCCTGCGCCACGACTCGCAGGTGACCACGCTGTACGCCCACAACGATTCGCTGAAGGTCAAGCTGGGCGAGAAGGTGACGCAGGGACAGGTGATCGCCCTCCTGGGCAGCACCGGGCGCTCGACGGGGCCGCACATCCACTTCGAGATGCGGCGCGCCCGCACGGCGCTCGATCCGCGCAAGGTCCTGCCCAAGAGCCGCTTCTGA
- a CDS encoding caspase family protein → MRIPAAALLASLTLAAGCMPAAPKRADALSVMSAQGRNRDVKKLRLAMMFSENTKNAAAYLQKAAGTMTGRWGSVNDVAFFQSISGALEKAFATVVTVDSLEQAKAEGAHVAAIVDVYAKIGSASFTKTSAEVGAAFQSLDGAPIAVVRGAGHYRVPYPNTSLRWAEASGAAVETFALALSTNAELAEFASRTAPSAAVAAAPAAPAPAPAARSYRSDVEEPSFHRPEDASKFALVVGVEQYASLPAAEHAVRDAKALKAHLLAAGYPERNIVLLTDQQAGKSGLEKYLDAWLPKNTDEKSSVFFYFSGHGAPNPDDDQAYLVPWDGDPKFLANTGYPVKRLYERLNALKARRVLVAMDACFSGSGGRSVLAKGTRPLIAKVDLGAGTAGRVQALTASASDEITGTDEASGHGLFTYQLLKGLSAKGGRATFKELFDYLTPKVRDAARRDNRDQTPQLVGNGDASL, encoded by the coding sequence ATGAGGATCCCCGCCGCCGCCCTGCTCGCCTCGCTGACCTTGGCCGCCGGCTGCATGCCGGCCGCGCCCAAGCGCGCCGACGCCCTGAGCGTGATGTCCGCCCAGGGCCGCAACCGCGACGTCAAGAAGCTGAGGCTGGCGATGATGTTCTCGGAGAACACGAAGAACGCCGCCGCGTACCTGCAGAAGGCGGCCGGCACCATGACCGGGCGGTGGGGCAGCGTCAACGACGTCGCCTTCTTCCAGTCCATCAGCGGAGCCCTGGAAAAGGCCTTCGCGACGGTCGTCACGGTGGACAGCCTCGAGCAGGCGAAGGCCGAGGGCGCGCACGTGGCGGCGATCGTGGACGTCTACGCGAAGATCGGAAGCGCCTCCTTCACGAAGACCTCCGCCGAGGTGGGCGCGGCGTTCCAGTCGCTCGACGGCGCGCCGATCGCCGTGGTGCGCGGGGCGGGACATTATCGCGTCCCTTATCCCAACACGAGCTTGCGCTGGGCCGAGGCGAGCGGCGCGGCGGTGGAGACCTTCGCGCTGGCGCTGTCGACCAACGCCGAGCTCGCGGAATTCGCGTCGAGGACGGCGCCGTCGGCCGCGGTCGCCGCCGCCCCGGCGGCCCCGGCCCCCGCGCCCGCGGCCAGGTCCTACCGCTCCGACGTCGAGGAGCCCTCCTTCCATCGCCCCGAGGACGCCTCGAAGTTCGCTTTGGTCGTCGGCGTGGAGCAATACGCGTCGCTGCCCGCGGCCGAGCACGCGGTCCGGGACGCCAAGGCGCTGAAGGCGCACCTGCTCGCCGCCGGATATCCCGAGCGGAACATCGTGCTCCTGACCGATCAGCAGGCGGGGAAATCGGGGCTGGAGAAGTATCTCGACGCCTGGCTGCCGAAGAACACGGACGAGAAGTCCTCCGTTTTCTTCTACTTCTCCGGGCACGGCGCCCCGAACCCGGACGACGACCAGGCCTACCTGGTCCCGTGGGACGGCGACCCCAAGTTCCTGGCGAACACCGGCTATCCCGTCAAGCGCCTCTACGAGCGGCTCAACGCGCTCAAGGCCAGGCGCGTCCTGGTCGCGATGGACGCCTGCTTCTCGGGCTCCGGCGGGCGCTCCGTGCTCGCCAAGGGCACGCGCCCCCTGATCGCCAAGGTGGACCTCGGCGCGGGCACCGCCGGCCGCGTGCAGGCGCTGACCGCCTCGGCCTCCGACGAGATCACCGGGACCGACGAGGCCTCCGGCCACGGGCTCTTCACCTACCAGCTCCTCAAGGGCCTATCCGCGAAAGGCGGCCGGGCCACGTTCAAGGAGCTCTTCGACTACCTGACCCCGAAGGTCCGCGACGCGGCCCGCCGCGACAACCGGGACCAGACGCCGCAGCTCGTCGGGAACGGAGACGCCTCTCTGTAG
- a CDS encoding cation transporter, which translates to MNDRRTWIERALLLSWLTIAYNLVEGGVSVYFGVADDSVALAGFGADSFIEVFSAALVLWRFRAEEGAGKGLPVERERRATLGIGVLFVLLAAGTAAGALAQLRSGGRPETTLPGLVISAASLSFMFYLWRAKLAAARELDSCTVLKDADCSLACIKLSGVLLAGSAVFLAAPALWWSDSAAALVLALFIAREGAGTIRAARRPDFAGGCGCA; encoded by the coding sequence ATGAACGACCGGCGGACTTGGATCGAGCGCGCGCTCCTCCTGTCCTGGCTCACGATCGCCTACAACCTCGTCGAGGGCGGCGTGTCGGTGTATTTCGGCGTCGCCGACGACTCGGTCGCGCTGGCCGGCTTCGGCGCGGACAGCTTCATCGAGGTCTTCTCCGCGGCGCTGGTCCTCTGGCGCTTCCGCGCCGAGGAGGGCGCGGGGAAGGGGCTCCCCGTCGAGCGCGAGCGGCGGGCGACGCTCGGCATCGGGGTCCTGTTCGTTCTGCTCGCCGCCGGCACGGCCGCGGGGGCGCTCGCGCAGCTGCGCTCGGGCGGGCGCCCCGAGACGACCTTGCCGGGGCTCGTCATCTCCGCGGCGAGCCTGAGCTTCATGTTCTACCTGTGGCGCGCCAAGCTCGCCGCGGCGCGGGAGCTCGACAGCTGCACGGTCCTCAAGGACGCCGACTGCTCGCTGGCGTGCATCAAGCTGTCCGGCGTCCTGCTGGCGGGGAGCGCGGTCTTCCTGGCCGCCCCGGCGCTGTGGTGGTCGGACTCGGCCGCGGCCCTCGTCCTGGCGCTGTTCATCGCGCGCGAGGGGGCCGGAACGATCCGCGCGGCGCGCCGGCCGGATTTCGCGGGCGGCTGCGGCTGCGCCTGA
- a CDS encoding cupin domain-containing protein: MSDVLDAAGLVGYSEGSVVSRTLINRDTGSVTVFSFDKGESLSEHTAPFDALVHVLDGEAEITVGGVARRVKAGQMILMPSGIPHGLKAVERFKMTLFLARVSGPEKKGAPRP, encoded by the coding sequence ATGAGCGATGTTCTCGACGCCGCCGGCCTCGTGGGCTATTCCGAGGGCTCGGTCGTCAGCCGGACCTTGATCAACCGCGACACCGGCTCGGTCACGGTCTTCTCGTTCGACAAGGGCGAGAGCCTCAGCGAGCACACCGCGCCGTTCGACGCGTTGGTCCACGTCCTGGACGGCGAGGCCGAGATCACCGTGGGCGGCGTCGCCCGCCGGGTGAAGGCCGGCCAGATGATCCTCATGCCCAGCGGGATCCCCCACGGGCTGAAGGCGGTCGAGCGCTTCAAGATGACCTTGTTCCTGGCGCGCGTCTCGGGGCCCGAGAAGAAGGGCGCGCCCCGGCCTTAA
- a CDS encoding alpha/beta fold hydrolase has protein sequence MTTKAPSALPFKKVDPKIVEHPLERRGFVDVPLDYARPEGPRIPVFYRLIPAYGRRHDDPSLPVIVVINGGPGISCSAYRPLGFDYVDPASPKNGSLDRFKYLLNSYRVLLVDQRGTDGQSAPIDMTDPAIDADAIALGFSSDNQSRDYLAVIEAVIPKGEPFFMIAQSYGGMVGMQYLSLTRAGARKPRGIVFSASALPYEDVLAASLARRAEQLKLNKELREACPDVEARLGKVRAHLKALGLNPDQVNGLFGLLGKGVKGVWEKAFLAHLEKMLGQTRAEVEKDAKDNFGEVNLLNYVLSSCNFTPGETDRTIAARTTAEIPYEPWMIDENWVTMQAGGGVAWREAFVTAMDRRPPPPTPFASVPDLRAAIALNSVLFTPADNDAFVPAESYIRSLAKFEVPGRTRIKRLPGGHNAIFLEEGHLAFREWAASLS, from the coding sequence ATGACCACGAAAGCCCCCTCCGCTTTGCCCTTCAAGAAGGTCGACCCCAAGATCGTCGAGCACCCCCTCGAGCGCCGCGGCTTCGTGGACGTCCCGCTCGACTACGCCCGGCCCGAGGGGCCGAGGATCCCCGTCTTCTACCGACTGATCCCCGCCTACGGCCGCCGCCACGACGACCCCTCGCTTCCCGTGATCGTCGTCATCAACGGCGGCCCCGGCATCTCGTGCAGCGCCTACCGGCCTCTCGGCTTCGACTACGTCGACCCGGCCTCCCCGAAGAACGGCTCGCTCGATCGGTTCAAATACCTCCTGAACTCCTATCGCGTCCTCCTCGTCGACCAGCGCGGGACCGACGGGCAGTCGGCGCCGATCGACATGACCGACCCCGCGATCGACGCCGACGCGATCGCGCTCGGCTTCTCCTCCGACAATCAGTCCCGCGACTATCTCGCCGTCATCGAAGCGGTGATCCCGAAGGGCGAGCCGTTCTTCATGATCGCGCAGAGCTACGGCGGCATGGTCGGCATGCAGTACCTCAGCCTCACGCGCGCCGGCGCGCGCAAGCCCAGGGGCATCGTCTTCTCCGCCTCGGCCCTCCCCTACGAGGACGTCCTGGCCGCCAGCCTCGCCCGCCGCGCCGAGCAGCTGAAGCTGAATAAAGAGCTGCGCGAGGCCTGCCCGGACGTCGAAGCCCGGCTCGGGAAGGTGCGCGCCCATCTCAAGGCCCTCGGCCTGAACCCCGACCAGGTCAACGGCCTGTTCGGCCTCCTCGGCAAGGGCGTGAAGGGCGTCTGGGAGAAGGCCTTCCTCGCGCATCTCGAGAAGATGCTCGGCCAGACGCGCGCCGAGGTCGAGAAGGACGCCAAGGACAACTTCGGCGAGGTGAACCTCCTCAACTACGTCCTCTCCAGCTGCAACTTCACCCCGGGCGAGACCGACCGGACGATCGCGGCGCGCACCACCGCGGAGATCCCCTACGAGCCCTGGATGATCGACGAGAACTGGGTGACGATGCAGGCGGGCGGCGGCGTCGCCTGGCGCGAGGCCTTCGTGACCGCGATGGACCGGCGCCCCCCGCCCCCCACGCCGTTCGCGAGCGTCCCCGACCTGCGCGCGGCGATCGCGCTCAACTCGGTCCTGTTCACGCCCGCCGACAACGACGCGTTCGTGCCCGCGGAGAGCTACATCCGGTCGCTGGCGAAGTTCGAGGTCCCGGGCCGCACGAGGATCAAGCGCCTGCCGGGCGGCCACAACGCGATCTTCCTCGAGGAAGGGCACCTCGCCTTCCGAGAGTGGGCCGCGTCGCTAAGCTAG
- the rsmH gene encoding 16S rRNA (cytosine(1402)-N(4))-methyltransferase RsmH → MIPVCAGVILRSGAVLLARRGPGRKHAGKWEFPGGRIEEGETPQAALLRELREELGIEATVGAEVARTRHAYDFGEIELIAFLVPKFIGEFKLVDHDQVKWVEARRLLEYDLAPADVPIAEVLAAYRRRERYTGTHPKKFEQKYKELGADPDAIAKAKARGSTPAGAHVPIMVREILEALAPLPGAKVLDCTLGWGGHAAELSRAAGPAGTVVGLDRDGEELARTEKRLRESGVRITARRSDYAAAKDALRGLGLDGVDALLADLGVSSMQLDRPERGMSFKNDGPLDMRMDRSSGRTAAEWLAAASADEIEDALVRYGDEPDARAIARTLAAFAAEGRAPRTTFELASAVGVAKGLGPGRFVKKDASSKHPAARAFQALRIAVNAERESLARLLHDLPSLMRPGGRVALLTFHSGEEALVSAALNEQAAAGLWAAPPAPPRRASPEEIRENPRSRSARLWLVVRA, encoded by the coding sequence ATGATCCCCGTGTGCGCCGGCGTCATCCTACGCTCCGGCGCCGTCCTCCTCGCCCGGCGGGGCCCCGGCCGCAAGCACGCGGGCAAGTGGGAGTTCCCCGGCGGCCGCATCGAGGAAGGCGAGACGCCGCAAGCGGCGCTTCTGAGAGAGCTGCGCGAGGAGCTCGGCATCGAGGCCACGGTCGGCGCCGAGGTCGCGCGGACGCGCCACGCCTACGACTTCGGGGAGATCGAGCTGATCGCGTTCCTCGTGCCGAAATTCATCGGAGAATTCAAGCTCGTCGACCACGACCAGGTCAAATGGGTCGAGGCCCGCCGCCTGCTCGAGTACGACCTGGCCCCCGCGGACGTCCCGATCGCCGAGGTCCTCGCCGCCTACCGCCGGCGCGAGCGCTACACGGGCACGCACCCGAAGAAGTTCGAGCAGAAGTACAAGGAGCTCGGCGCCGATCCCGACGCGATCGCCAAGGCGAAGGCCCGCGGCTCGACGCCCGCGGGCGCGCACGTGCCGATCATGGTCCGCGAGATCCTGGAGGCGCTGGCGCCGCTGCCGGGCGCGAAGGTCCTCGACTGCACGCTCGGCTGGGGCGGCCACGCGGCCGAGCTGTCCCGCGCGGCGGGGCCGGCCGGCACGGTCGTCGGCCTCGACCGCGACGGCGAGGAGCTCGCCCGCACCGAGAAGCGCCTGCGCGAGTCCGGCGTGAGGATCACCGCGCGCCGGAGCGACTACGCGGCGGCCAAGGACGCGCTCCGGGGGCTCGGTCTCGACGGCGTGGACGCGCTGCTGGCCGACCTCGGGGTCTCGTCGATGCAGCTCGACCGGCCGGAGCGCGGGATGTCGTTCAAGAACGACGGCCCGCTCGACATGCGCATGGACCGCTCGAGCGGCCGGACCGCGGCGGAGTGGCTCGCGGCCGCCTCCGCGGACGAGATCGAGGACGCCCTCGTCCGCTACGGCGACGAGCCCGACGCCCGCGCGATCGCGAGGACGCTCGCGGCCTTCGCCGCCGAGGGGCGCGCGCCGAGGACGACCTTCGAGCTCGCCTCCGCGGTCGGCGTCGCCAAGGGCCTGGGGCCGGGCCGCTTCGTCAAGAAGGACGCCTCCTCCAAGCATCCCGCCGCGCGCGCCTTCCAGGCCCTGCGCATCGCCGTCAACGCCGAGCGCGAGTCGCTGGCCCGGCTGCTGCACGACCTGCCCTCCTTGATGCGCCCCGGAGGACGAGTCGCTTTGCTGACCTTCCACTCCGGGGAGGAGGCCCTCGTGTCGGCGGCCTTGAACGAGCAGGCGGCCGCGGGGCTGTGGGCCGCGCCCCCCGCCCCGCCGCGCCGCGCCTCGCCCGAGGAGATCCGGGAGAACCCGCGCTCGCGCTCGGCCCGCCTCTGGCTCGTCGTGCGGGCTTGA